The Bordetella sp. FB-8 genome includes a window with the following:
- a CDS encoding glycoside hydrolase family 31 protein produces MPPKSSLVQLTPLENAQLSTSRPSRIDFDLGGGLSLAVEAHAPGVFRLRCGDPALLSDEKASPRARVLAEMLLARQEAVGEATVAPRAGGWRIEQGDATLDVQTKPLRITLSRGGHAVLSSSASEAFAHQELDRPEDATWTASFVLKTGEHVYGLGETPGDLNRRGEDIVSDDPTYRALPLAWSPRGWGLYANTLHRVEHAPGVAPSGSAYVLTIADPVLDLFLFAGEPGEILNQYTALTGRAGQPGLWAMGAWLQQAPGESAEQTAALVERLRTEQIPLDAVSLGMPAAWGLQSDKFALEWDGQRFPDPKQMLGLFQKHHVHVSASCLPAVPQGSALFEELEDRGWLLARDEGGAQVFDGCAATGGRAYGLLDLTHRDAYNLWVDRHRQLMEDGVGAPACSTQIDIPDGVCGRSGESGASLRTQYPLLARRALFDAVAGHKVPPEGVIPSTDLFPAVQRLPWQTGPQVPNSWEGLEHSLRTSLSIGASGVPVQTHNIGSASAPLDGMDAELYLRWLAMGVFSANFSFQGVEGLMPWAFGAQTLDHARTWMNWRYRLIPYVLGAIEDAARTGLPVQRSMAMSFPNDPDAHAWDLQYLLGPALLVAPITKPGSEVKVYLPKGEAWWDLNTGHRYEGGTVWTLTCGPEQYPVFGREGHMLCMGPLAQHAGEFNSARILDEVWMFGMPVHNPVVMRNKIRVMQMQGSSYIKGLEGLRILPSEGLEVKRRGAEVRISHAR; encoded by the coding sequence CGACCTGGGGGGCGGCCTGTCCTTGGCGGTCGAAGCCCATGCGCCCGGCGTGTTCCGCCTGCGCTGCGGCGATCCCGCCCTCCTGAGCGACGAGAAAGCCAGCCCGCGTGCGCGCGTGCTGGCCGAAATGCTGCTGGCGCGCCAGGAGGCCGTGGGCGAAGCGACTGTCGCGCCGCGCGCGGGCGGCTGGCGCATCGAGCAGGGCGACGCAACGCTCGACGTGCAGACCAAGCCTTTGCGCATCACCTTGTCGCGTGGCGGGCATGCTGTGCTGTCTTCCTCCGCAAGTGAGGCATTCGCCCATCAGGAACTGGATAGACCCGAAGACGCCACCTGGACTGCGAGCTTCGTGCTCAAGACCGGGGAGCACGTCTACGGCCTGGGCGAAACCCCGGGCGATCTGAACCGCCGCGGTGAAGATATCGTATCGGACGATCCCACGTACCGCGCCTTGCCCCTGGCCTGGAGTCCGCGCGGTTGGGGCCTCTACGCCAACACCTTGCACCGTGTCGAGCACGCGCCGGGCGTGGCGCCATCGGGCTCGGCCTATGTGCTGACGATTGCCGATCCGGTGCTGGATCTCTTTCTCTTCGCCGGCGAACCCGGCGAAATCCTCAACCAATATACGGCGCTGACGGGTCGTGCGGGTCAGCCCGGGCTATGGGCCATGGGGGCCTGGCTGCAGCAGGCGCCGGGCGAATCGGCCGAGCAGACGGCCGCGCTGGTTGAACGCCTGCGCACGGAGCAGATCCCGCTGGATGCGGTGTCGCTGGGAATGCCGGCAGCCTGGGGCTTGCAGTCCGACAAGTTTGCGCTCGAATGGGATGGCCAGCGTTTTCCCGATCCCAAACAAATGCTGGGGCTGTTCCAGAAACACCACGTGCACGTGTCCGCATCGTGTCTTCCTGCCGTGCCGCAGGGCAGCGCCTTGTTCGAGGAACTGGAGGACCGTGGTTGGCTGTTGGCCCGGGACGAGGGTGGCGCGCAGGTCTTTGACGGATGCGCGGCCACGGGCGGCCGTGCGTATGGCCTGCTCGATCTGACTCACCGCGATGCCTACAACCTGTGGGTGGATCGCCATCGTCAGTTGATGGAGGACGGCGTGGGCGCGCCGGCCTGCAGTACCCAGATCGATATTCCCGACGGTGTGTGCGGACGCAGCGGCGAAAGCGGCGCGTCGTTGCGCACGCAGTACCCGCTGCTGGCGCGCCGCGCGCTGTTCGACGCCGTGGCTGGCCACAAGGTGCCGCCGGAAGGGGTGATTCCCAGCACCGATCTGTTCCCCGCGGTCCAGCGCCTGCCCTGGCAGACCGGACCGCAAGTGCCCAACAGCTGGGAGGGCCTGGAACACAGTCTGCGCACATCGCTGTCCATCGGTGCCAGCGGCGTGCCGGTGCAGACGCACAATATCGGCTCGGCCAGCGCCCCGCTGGACGGCATGGACGCCGAACTCTATCTGCGCTGGCTCGCCATGGGCGTGTTCTCGGCCAACTTCAGCTTCCAGGGGGTCGAGGGCCTGATGCCCTGGGCGTTCGGCGCGCAGACGCTGGACCATGCCCGCACCTGGATGAACTGGCGCTATCGCCTCATTCCTTACGTGCTTGGCGCAATCGAGGACGCCGCACGCACGGGCCTGCCCGTGCAGCGCTCCATGGCTATGTCCTTTCCCAACGACCCCGACGCGCATGCCTGGGACCTGCAATACCTGCTGGGTCCGGCCCTGCTGGTGGCGCCAATCACCAAGCCTGGCAGCGAGGTCAAGGTCTATCTGCCCAAGGGCGAGGCCTGGTGGGACCTGAATACAGGCCACCGCTACGAGGGCGGCACGGTCTGGACGCTGACCTGCGGTCCCGAGCAGTACCCGGTGTTCGGCCGCGAAGGCCATATGCTCTGCATGGGGCCGCTGGCCCAGCACGCAGGCGAGTTCAATTCGGCGCGCATCCTGGACGAAGTCTGGATGTTCGGCATGCCCGTGCACAATCCGGTGGTGATGCGCAACAAGATCCGTGTGATGCAGATGCAGGGGTCCAGTTACATCAAGGGGTTGGAAGGCTTGCGGATTCTGCCGTCCGAGGGGCTCGAAGTGAAGCGGCGCGGGGCGGAAGTGCGGATTTCGCACGCGCGTTGA
- a CDS encoding LysR family transcriptional regulator: MNLHHLAIFNAVAETGSISAAAQQLHISQPALSREIKEFEDRLGVVLFERRPRGMRMTHAGEVLHEYAARLFDISRTAQAAMQEIADARKGHLSIGASNTNGTYVLPRRLATFRRANPDVRITMFVGNTEQISQGVADMRFTLGFIEGPLHVGGLVAEQFQTDDLVPVVAADHELLRKKRVTTADIDNQPLLMREHGSGTRELITEMLDANGIRQGSVMEFGNTEALKQAVMHGGGIAWLPRISIARELDEGTLVALPLNNLMVQRPLSVIRRANAPLSPTSDAFLQALRDSLGT, from the coding sequence ATGAATCTTCACCACCTGGCGATCTTCAACGCCGTTGCGGAAACGGGCAGCATCTCCGCTGCAGCGCAGCAACTGCATATCTCCCAGCCCGCCCTGTCGCGCGAGATCAAGGAGTTCGAGGACCGCCTGGGCGTCGTGCTGTTCGAGCGCCGGCCTCGCGGCATGCGCATGACCCACGCCGGAGAAGTGCTGCACGAATACGCGGCCCGTCTGTTCGACATCTCGCGCACCGCCCAGGCTGCAATGCAGGAAATCGCCGATGCGCGCAAGGGCCACCTGTCGATCGGCGCCAGCAACACGAACGGCACCTATGTCCTGCCCCGGCGCCTGGCCACTTTCCGCCGCGCCAATCCAGACGTACGCATCACCATGTTCGTCGGCAACACCGAACAGATATCCCAGGGGGTCGCGGACATGCGCTTTACCCTGGGCTTTATCGAAGGCCCTCTGCACGTCGGCGGACTGGTGGCAGAGCAGTTCCAGACGGACGATCTGGTGCCCGTGGTAGCCGCGGACCATGAACTGCTGCGCAAAAAGCGGGTCACGACGGCCGACATCGACAACCAGCCGCTATTGATGCGCGAACACGGCTCCGGCACGCGCGAACTCATTACCGAAATGCTGGACGCCAACGGCATCCGGCAAGGCAGCGTGATGGAATTCGGCAATACCGAGGCATTGAAGCAGGCTGTGATGCACGGCGGCGGCATCGCATGGCTGCCGCGCATCAGCATCGCAAGAGAACTCGACGAAGGCACACTGGTCGCCCTGCCGCTCAACAACCTGATGGTTCAGCGGCCACTGAGCGTCATCCGGCGCGCCAATGCGCCGCTAAGCCCGACGAGCGATGCATTTCTTCAGGCGCTGCGCGACAGTCTCGGCACATGA
- a CDS encoding PLP-dependent aminotransferase family protein — MAQPGSGLARSIADNLAGQIEAGLLKPGDKLPSIREYAMSNGCSKNTVISAFDILTAGGLIEPRRGAGFFVTARSTRARTDEAETSTLDRAMDIVWLMREQLRSKAEFLNLGEGFPPIKWLEETRLDQFHQRVVRTGVGSLFRYGSRYGYLPLRQHLQQKLAGYEIHATPRQIVLTHGANQAMDLVLRYFARPGDAVLVDDPGYYTLFGKLKLSGINMLGVPRSQDGPDIETLAALIKQHRPRLFFTQSVGHNPTATDTSAAKAHQILRLAEAHDLVVVENDALADLKPRPMARIATLDQLRRTIYIGSFSKSVSASLRVGFLACDPELASDLADVKMLTHVSSSEYCERTLEVILSEGHFLRHTNRMQDKLRRATAAGIKALEEVGAMIYRPTEQSLYLWARLPGHEDSIALARRMLDHSVILAPGAVFSPRGEGPSPWFRFNVAYLNDPRFAAALHAIESA, encoded by the coding sequence ATGGCGCAACCGGGATCTGGCCTGGCGCGATCAATCGCGGACAATCTGGCCGGACAAATCGAGGCGGGGCTGCTCAAACCCGGCGACAAACTGCCGTCGATCCGGGAATACGCCATGAGCAACGGCTGTTCGAAGAACACCGTGATCAGCGCGTTCGACATCCTCACCGCGGGCGGCCTGATCGAACCGCGCCGTGGCGCCGGCTTCTTCGTCACGGCGCGCTCGACGCGCGCGCGTACCGACGAGGCCGAGACCTCGACGCTCGACCGCGCCATGGACATCGTCTGGCTGATGCGCGAGCAGTTGCGCAGCAAGGCGGAATTCTTGAATCTGGGCGAGGGTTTTCCGCCCATCAAATGGCTGGAAGAAACGCGGCTGGATCAGTTCCACCAGCGCGTCGTGCGCACCGGCGTGGGCTCGCTGTTCCGCTACGGCAGCCGCTATGGCTATCTGCCGCTGCGTCAGCACCTGCAGCAAAAGCTGGCGGGCTACGAGATCCATGCCACGCCCCGGCAGATCGTCCTGACCCACGGCGCCAATCAAGCGATGGACCTCGTACTGCGCTACTTCGCGCGGCCCGGCGATGCCGTGCTGGTCGACGATCCCGGCTATTACACGCTATTCGGCAAGCTCAAGCTGAGCGGCATCAACATGCTCGGCGTGCCGCGCAGTCAAGACGGCCCCGACATCGAAACGCTGGCGGCATTGATCAAGCAGCATCGGCCCAGGCTCTTCTTCACGCAGTCGGTAGGACACAACCCCACCGCAACCGACACGAGCGCCGCAAAAGCCCACCAGATACTGCGATTGGCCGAAGCGCACGATCTGGTCGTTGTCGAGAACGATGCGCTGGCCGACCTGAAGCCGCGCCCGATGGCGCGCATCGCCACGCTCGACCAGTTGCGCCGCACGATCTACATCGGCAGCTTCTCCAAATCCGTGTCGGCGTCGCTGAGAGTGGGCTTTCTTGCCTGTGACCCGGAGCTGGCCAGCGACCTTGCCGATGTCAAAATGCTCACACATGTCAGCAGTTCGGAGTACTGCGAGCGGACGCTGGAAGTGATCCTGAGCGAAGGCCATTTCCTGCGGCACACGAATCGCATGCAGGACAAGCTGCGGCGCGCCACGGCGGCCGGCATCAAGGCGCTCGAGGAAGTTGGCGCGATGATTTACCGGCCTACCGAGCAGAGCCTGTATTTGTGGGCGCGCTTGCCGGGGCACGAGGATTCGATCGCGTTGGCGCGCAGGATGCTCGATCACAGCGTCATTCTCGCGCCGGGCGCCGTATTCTCGCCTCGTGGCGAAGGCCCATCACCCTGGTTTCGATTCAATGTCGCGTATCTGAACGATCCGCGCTTTGCCGCGGCGCTCCACGCAATCGAATCCGCCTGA
- a CDS encoding tripartite tricarboxylate transporter permease: protein MMAASIFQDVWAAVAMGVIGAVVFAAIGLVSGTDETTTIAPLTLLVALLGVPPAGVFMFFMAGAISKHMTHAIPTALLGIPGDTMAVPLMDEAVALRNLGVPHIALRKMVSGAIIAAFVAVPLAVAFAWLLAPYGAKITPYVPWLFLAAAVLIAYLSAGRWAAVAALVPFVLIIVGLQALTARYHVTLGVSYFLGIAVGPLVADLFSLLSPRSRQAMLREAPRTFSLAPDIKGWGGYFPNPLKVLDRRQAGLTVGTAAISSATFFFSPVAMTVVLGEAVAARVHNAYHRLTTVIAARNGVTEATYIAEALIPLIAFGLPLSPVAAGPAAPLFNAPPRFTVHGADGQIHNLHTLMTPGAFLVYGLLAVVLAAVIAYPLSMNYAHRAASFVARRLSHEAIIATFVGLVVVIGFWEGGVAGLLVVTTVGLVGGLMYRAFGLNTGVQFMGFYTAVLSVPALVKLFM, encoded by the coding sequence ATGATGGCGGCTTCCATTTTTCAAGACGTATGGGCCGCCGTGGCGATGGGTGTGATCGGCGCCGTCGTATTCGCGGCGATAGGCCTGGTTTCGGGCACGGACGAAACCACCACGATCGCGCCGCTGACGCTGCTTGTCGCGCTGCTGGGCGTGCCGCCTGCCGGGGTCTTCATGTTCTTCATGGCGGGCGCCATATCCAAGCACATGACGCACGCCATCCCGACCGCGCTGTTGGGCATCCCCGGCGACACGATGGCCGTGCCGCTCATGGACGAGGCCGTCGCCCTGCGCAATCTGGGCGTGCCGCATATCGCCTTGCGCAAGATGGTTTCGGGAGCGATCATCGCCGCCTTCGTGGCGGTGCCGCTTGCGGTCGCCTTCGCCTGGCTGCTCGCGCCCTACGGCGCGAAGATCACGCCCTATGTGCCGTGGCTATTCCTGGCCGCGGCCGTCCTGATCGCGTATCTCTCGGCGGGTCGCTGGGCCGCCGTCGCAGCGCTTGTGCCCTTCGTCCTGATCATCGTGGGGCTGCAGGCGCTCACCGCGCGCTATCACGTGACGCTGGGTGTGAGCTACTTCCTGGGCATCGCGGTGGGTCCGCTCGTGGCCGACCTGTTCTCGCTATTGTCGCCCCGCAGCCGCCAGGCCATGTTGCGCGAGGCGCCGCGCACTTTCTCGCTTGCGCCTGATATCAAGGGCTGGGGCGGGTACTTCCCGAATCCGCTGAAGGTGCTTGATCGGCGGCAGGCGGGCCTGACTGTCGGCACGGCTGCCATTTCCAGCGCGACGTTCTTCTTCAGCCCGGTCGCCATGACAGTAGTGCTGGGCGAGGCGGTGGCCGCGCGCGTCCACAACGCCTATCACCGGCTCACAACGGTGATCGCCGCGCGCAACGGCGTGACCGAGGCGACCTACATCGCCGAGGCGCTGATTCCGCTGATCGCCTTCGGCCTGCCGCTCAGCCCCGTGGCGGCGGGGCCGGCGGCGCCACTGTTCAACGCACCGCCGCGTTTCACGGTCCACGGCGCGGATGGACAGATCCACAATCTGCACACGCTGATGACGCCGGGCGCTTTCCTTGTCTATGGCCTGCTGGCTGTGGTGCTGGCGGCGGTGATTGCCTATCCGCTGTCGATGAACTATGCGCATCGCGCTGCTTCGTTCGTCGCGCGCCGCCTGAGTCACGAAGCCATCATCGCGACATTTGTCGGCCTGGTGGTGGTGATCGGCTTCTGGGAGGGCGGCGTGGCGGGCCTGCTCGTGGTAACGACGGTCGGTCTGGTCGGCGGCCTGATGTATCGAGCATTCGGACTCAATACGGGCGTGCAGTTCATGGGTTTCTACACTGCGGTATTGAGCGTGCCGGCCTTGGTCAAACTCTTCATGTGA
- a CDS encoding hydroxymethylglutaryl-CoA reductase, degradative: protein MGIDSTLPDFRKLTPAQRLQHIARAAGLSDADHALLSRPGALPIETADGMIENVIGTFELPMAVAGYFQVNGRDVLVPMAVEEPSIVAAASFMAKLARVGGGFRTSSTGPLMRAQIQVVEVSDPHGARLSILEHRQELVELANSRDRVLVGLGGGCRDIEVHVFQDTPRGAMVVAHLIVDVRDAMGANTVNTMAEALAGRIEQITGGKVRLRILSNLADLRLARAQVRYAPATLATKEYSGADVITGVVDAYLFAAIDPYRAATHNKGIMNGIDPIIVATGNDWRAVEAGAHAYASRGGRYTSLTTWEVASNGDLVGTIEMPMPVGLVGGATKTHPLARQALKIMDVKSAQELGEIAVAVGLAQNMGALRALATEGIQRGHMALHARNIALVAGAAGADVDWVARQMVQAGDVRADFAATLLAQRRKA from the coding sequence ATGGGCATCGATTCGACGCTTCCCGACTTCCGCAAACTCACGCCCGCTCAGCGCTTGCAGCACATCGCCCGCGCCGCCGGCTTGTCCGATGCGGATCACGCGCTGCTGTCGCGTCCCGGCGCCCTGCCGATCGAAACGGCGGACGGCATGATCGAGAACGTCATCGGCACCTTCGAACTGCCCATGGCCGTGGCGGGCTACTTCCAGGTCAACGGCCGGGACGTGCTCGTGCCGATGGCGGTGGAGGAGCCCTCTATCGTGGCCGCCGCCTCATTCATGGCCAAGCTCGCGCGCGTGGGCGGGGGCTTTCGCACATCCAGCACCGGGCCGCTGATGCGGGCGCAGATACAAGTGGTCGAGGTCAGCGATCCGCATGGCGCGCGTCTGTCCATTCTCGAGCACAGACAGGAACTGGTCGAATTGGCGAATAGCCGCGACAGGGTGCTGGTCGGCCTGGGCGGCGGCTGCCGCGACATCGAAGTTCATGTGTTCCAGGACACGCCGCGCGGCGCGATGGTGGTCGCGCACCTGATTGTCGACGTGCGCGATGCGATGGGCGCGAACACCGTCAACACCATGGCCGAGGCTCTTGCCGGTCGCATCGAGCAGATCACGGGCGGCAAAGTGCGCCTGCGCATCCTGTCCAACCTGGCCGACCTGCGCCTGGCGCGTGCGCAGGTGCGTTATGCGCCTGCGACGCTGGCCACGAAAGAGTATTCGGGCGCGGACGTGATCACGGGGGTGGTAGATGCCTATCTCTTCGCGGCGATCGACCCGTACCGGGCCGCGACCCACAACAAAGGCATCATGAACGGCATCGATCCGATCATCGTGGCGACCGGAAACGATTGGCGTGCCGTGGAGGCTGGCGCCCATGCCTATGCGAGCCGCGGCGGCCGCTACACCTCTCTGACGACGTGGGAAGTGGCCTCCAACGGTGATCTTGTCGGTACCATCGAAATGCCCATGCCGGTGGGTCTGGTCGGCGGCGCCACCAAAACGCATCCGCTCGCGCGGCAGGCGCTCAAGATCATGGACGTGAAATCGGCGCAGGAGCTTGGCGAAATCGCCGTCGCCGTCGGGCTGGCGCAGAACATGGGCGCCTTGCGCGCATTGGCGACCGAAGGCATTCAACGCGGTCATATGGCGCTGCATGCGCGCAACATTGCGCTGGTCGCGGGTGCCGCGGGCGCCGATGTCGACTGGGTTGCGCGTCAGATGGTCCAAGCCGGGGATGTGCGCGCCGACTTTGCCGCAACCCTGCTTGCGCAGCGGCGCAAGGCATGA
- a CDS encoding YeiH family protein, producing MRRLSLHTVPAGLLLSVAVACVALWLGHMEPVIGGPVFGIILGILVRAFFAPHERYNSGIGFASKYVLQWSIIALGAGLSLAQVAHTGLNSLAVTAVTMSIAGLSAWGLGRFLGVGGKLTLLIGVGTAICGGSAIAAVTPIIKPDQHETAFSISTIFLFNIVAVLLFPALGHLLHLSDSGFGMWAGTAINDTSSVVAAGYSYSKAAGDYATIVKLTRATLIIPICLALVAIVAYREKRHGKSDFKLARVFPWFILWFLVASALRTAGAFPASVLPFIHMAADVMIVVALTAIGLSSNLRRMAQTGVRPILLGLGVWAAVSVSSLLVQVLMGQM from the coding sequence ATGCGCCGTCTTTCCCTGCACACCGTCCCCGCGGGTCTGCTGCTGTCCGTGGCCGTGGCCTGTGTCGCGCTCTGGCTCGGCCACATGGAACCCGTGATCGGCGGCCCGGTGTTCGGCATCATTCTGGGCATCCTGGTGCGGGCGTTCTTCGCGCCGCACGAGCGCTACAACTCCGGCATCGGCTTTGCATCGAAGTACGTGCTGCAGTGGTCGATCATCGCGTTGGGCGCGGGACTGAGCCTGGCGCAGGTGGCCCATACCGGCCTGAATTCGCTGGCCGTCACGGCCGTGACCATGTCGATCGCCGGCCTGTCCGCCTGGGGCCTGGGGCGTTTTCTCGGGGTCGGCGGCAAGCTCACGCTGCTGATCGGCGTGGGCACGGCCATCTGCGGCGGGTCGGCCATCGCCGCGGTGACGCCCATCATCAAGCCGGATCAGCACGAGACAGCGTTCTCGATCTCGACCATCTTCCTGTTCAATATTGTCGCCGTGCTGCTGTTCCCCGCTCTGGGTCATCTGCTGCACTTGTCCGATTCGGGCTTCGGCATGTGGGCGGGCACCGCCATCAACGACACCTCGTCGGTGGTCGCCGCCGGCTACAGCTACAGCAAGGCCGCCGGCGACTACGCGACCATCGTCAAGCTCACGCGCGCCACGCTCATCATCCCGATTTGCCTCGCGTTGGTCGCTATCGTCGCCTACCGCGAGAAGCGCCACGGCAAAAGCGATTTCAAGCTCGCGCGCGTGTTTCCCTGGTTCATTCTGTGGTTCCTGGTCGCCTCGGCCTTGCGCACTGCGGGGGCGTTTCCGGCCAGCGTCCTGCCTTTCATTCACATGGCAGCCGATGTCATGATCGTCGTGGCGCTGACCGCCATCGGGCTTTCGTCCAACTTGCGGCGCATGGCGCAGACCGGCGTGCGTCCTATCCTGCTCGGCCTGGGTGTCTGGGCCGCGGTATCCGTGAGCAGCCTGCTCGTGCAGGTGCTGATGGGGCAGATGTAA